Proteins from a genomic interval of Eschrichtius robustus isolate mEscRob2 chromosome 9, mEscRob2.pri, whole genome shotgun sequence:
- the ERMARD gene encoding endoplasmic reticulum membrane-associated RNA degradation protein isoform X1 → MEILIEDPITTCLSPSVYDMICKLGFEARENCDISSIVTQNGEVCWTTITDCVVYTESGTCITRCGAVVLTCFLILEAQGLDYGGSVRLLGPVCQAVHLHLSSLTKGQFEMRYSPGLQWTGVPELFPEMFDALGSLQSLAISLSLMKLTSCLERALADVYLLIGKECPFLLRDLIASEELAQVFGQSVMDVLKVFVGSPCGLNLRNVLWHGFAAPQEIPPKYCSMMILLTAGLGQLLKGYLQQTKFTLAHRPFITLTSLEDLIVFPDVTYEVLSVLEEVMKKSTFILKIMLPYWEVALINFKSNRFADCAILLLVQLETGLRKVFATVNKCPKRLLTAESTALYTTFDEILAKHLNDGKINQLPLFLGEPAMEFLWDFLNHQEGPRLRDRLSHGEISLPEFPKEAANQLLAFSFVLLLRFIDEDLLSVFKQEKAAVRALVSVAEAYGARCHPVSQLKKQVLSCERSIGVWPLLPLPEGSEREAQRSEGNSEIHACRSLITEIVAELCHHVPETHRVPHDSEHLPPEKWPQLLRELCSIPVRTLFCPRAVLEVLAVLRKIGAHCRRVCGQVAACAELRRRQWEDRSLRSRQRRNYLRLVHSIKLLSPMLYLILLLIALELVNIHVVLGKNTSEYQQYLRFLKSILQYTENLEAYTSQDKNKWDEAVNLTQAALLKIWTFSEKKQMLIHLAKKSASKVV, encoded by the exons GCACTTGCATCACACGATGTGGAGCTGTGGTACTGACTTGCTTTCTTATCCTTGAAGCCCAGGGTCTGGATTACGGGGGAAGCGTGAGGCTGCTGGGCCCTGTGTGCCAGGCTGTCCACTTACATTTGTCGTCTCTGACCAAGGGGCAGTTTGAAATGCGATATTCACCGGGGCTCCAGTGGACAGGTGTTCCAGAG TTATTTCCTGAAATGTTTGATGCCTTGGGAAGTCTTCAATCTCTTGCTATTTCTCTTAGCTTAATGAAGCTGACATCATGTCTGGAGCGAGCCCTGGCTGAC GTGTATTTACTGATTGGGAAGGAATGCCCCTTTCTTTTAAGAGATCTGATTGCGTCTGAGGAGCTCGCTCAAGTCTTTGGGCAGTCTGTG ATGGACGTGCTCAAGGTCTTCGTGGGCTCTCCGTGCGGACTCAACCTTCGCAACGTCCTGTGGCACGGCTTCGCGGCACCTCAGGAGATTCCTCCAAA ATACTGTTCAATGATGATATTGTTGACAGCAGGATTGGGTCAACTACTAAAGGGTTACCTTCAACAAACTAAGTTCACATTGGCACATCGACCTTTCATAACTCTTACAAGCTTAGAGGATTTGATCGTTTTCCCTG ATGTTACTTATGAGGTACTTTCAGTATTAGAAGAAGTGATGAAGAAATCCACTTTTATACTAAAAATCATGTTGCCGTATTGGGAAGTTGCATTAATCAACTTCAAGTCAAACAG GTTTGCTGACTGTGCCATCTTGTTATTGGTGCAACTAGAGACTGGACTTAGGAAAGTTTTTGCCACAGTTAACAAATGTCCAAAGAGACTTCTGACTGCTGAG TCAACAGCTCTTTATACTACCTTTGATGAG ATATTGGCAAAACACTTGAATGATGGTAAAATCAATCAACTTCCTCTTTTCCTTGGAGAGCCTGCAATG GAATTTCTCTGGGATTTCCTGAACCATCAGGAAGGTCCCCGTCTAAGAGATCGTTTAAGCCATGGGGAAATCAGTTTACCTGAATTTCCGAAAGAAGCAGCCAATCAGTTGCTTGCATTTTCCTTTGTACTTTTACTCAGATTTATTGATGAAGATCTATTATCAGTGTTTAAG CAGGAAAAAGCAGCAGTGAGAGCACTGGTGAGTGTTGCAGAAGCCTACGGCGCTCGCTGCCATCCAGTTTCTCAGCTTAAAAAgcag GTGCTGAGCTGTGAAAGAAGCATCGGAGTTTGGCCTCTGCTGCCTTTGCCTGAAGGATCCGAAAGGGAGGCTCAGCG atcAGAAGGTAATTCTGAAATACATGCCTGCCGCTCTTTAATCACAGAAATCGTGGCTGAGCTGTGTCACCATGTGCCCGAGACCCACCGCGTTCCTCACGACTCGGAGCACCTTCCTCCTGAGAA GTGGCCCCAGCTGCTCCGTGAGCTCTGCAGCATCCCTGTCCGGACCCTCTTCTGCCCCAGAGCCGTCCTGGAGGTGCTGGCCGTGCTCCGGAAGATCGGCGCCCACTGCCGCCGCGTGTGTGGCCAGGTGGCTGCCTGCGCGGAGCTGAGGCGCCGGCAGTGGGAGGACAGGAGCCTGCGTTCCCGGCAGCGGCGGAACTACCTGCGCCTGGTTCACAG TATTAAGCTTCTGTCTCCTATGCTTTACCTGATTTTATTGCTGATTGCGCTGGAATTGGTCAACATTCATGTGGTTCTTGGGAAAAATACTTCAGAATATCAGCAGTATCTAAG gTTCTTGAAGTCCATCTTGCAGTACACAGAGAACCTGGAGGCTTACACCAGCCAAGACAAGAACAAGTGGGATGAAGCTGTCAATCTCACACAGGCGGCCTTGTTGAAAATTTGGACTTTTAGTGAGAAGAAACAAATGCTAATACATTTAGCCAAGAAATCCGCGAGTAAAGTAGTCTAA
- the ERMARD gene encoding endoplasmic reticulum membrane-associated RNA degradation protein isoform X9 produces the protein MVKYAGRQLQTVWFIQNQLFPEMFDALGSLQSLAISLSLMKLTSCLERALADVYLLIGKECPFLLRDLIASEELAQVFGQSVMDVLKVFVGSPCGLNLRNVLWHGFAAPQEIPPKYCSMMILLTAGLGQLLKGYLQQTKFTLAHRPFITLTSLEDLIVFPDVTYEVLSVLEEVMKKSTFILKIMLPYWEVALINFKSNRFADCAILLLVQLETGLRKVFATVNKCPKRLLTAESTALYTTFDEILAKHLNDGKINQLPLFLGEPAMEFLWDFLNHQEGPRLRDRLSHGEISLPEFPKEAANQLLAFSFVLLLRFIDEDLLSVFKQEKAAVRALVSVAEAYGARCHPVSQLKKQVLSCERSIGVWPLLPLPEGSEREAQRSEGNSEIHACRSLITEIVAELCHHVPETHRVPHDSEHLPPEKWPQLLRELCSIPVRTLFCPRAVLEVLAVLRKIGAHCRRVCGQVAACAELRRRQWEDRSLRSRQRRNYLRLVHSIKLLSPMLYLILLLIALELVNIHVVLGKNTSEYQQYLRFLKSILQYTENLEAYTSQDKNKWDEAVNLTQAALLKIWTFSEKKQMLIHLAKKSASKVV, from the exons TTATTTCCTGAAATGTTTGATGCCTTGGGAAGTCTTCAATCTCTTGCTATTTCTCTTAGCTTAATGAAGCTGACATCATGTCTGGAGCGAGCCCTGGCTGAC GTGTATTTACTGATTGGGAAGGAATGCCCCTTTCTTTTAAGAGATCTGATTGCGTCTGAGGAGCTCGCTCAAGTCTTTGGGCAGTCTGTG ATGGACGTGCTCAAGGTCTTCGTGGGCTCTCCGTGCGGACTCAACCTTCGCAACGTCCTGTGGCACGGCTTCGCGGCACCTCAGGAGATTCCTCCAAA ATACTGTTCAATGATGATATTGTTGACAGCAGGATTGGGTCAACTACTAAAGGGTTACCTTCAACAAACTAAGTTCACATTGGCACATCGACCTTTCATAACTCTTACAAGCTTAGAGGATTTGATCGTTTTCCCTG ATGTTACTTATGAGGTACTTTCAGTATTAGAAGAAGTGATGAAGAAATCCACTTTTATACTAAAAATCATGTTGCCGTATTGGGAAGTTGCATTAATCAACTTCAAGTCAAACAG GTTTGCTGACTGTGCCATCTTGTTATTGGTGCAACTAGAGACTGGACTTAGGAAAGTTTTTGCCACAGTTAACAAATGTCCAAAGAGACTTCTGACTGCTGAG TCAACAGCTCTTTATACTACCTTTGATGAG ATATTGGCAAAACACTTGAATGATGGTAAAATCAATCAACTTCCTCTTTTCCTTGGAGAGCCTGCAATG GAATTTCTCTGGGATTTCCTGAACCATCAGGAAGGTCCCCGTCTAAGAGATCGTTTAAGCCATGGGGAAATCAGTTTACCTGAATTTCCGAAAGAAGCAGCCAATCAGTTGCTTGCATTTTCCTTTGTACTTTTACTCAGATTTATTGATGAAGATCTATTATCAGTGTTTAAG CAGGAAAAAGCAGCAGTGAGAGCACTGGTGAGTGTTGCAGAAGCCTACGGCGCTCGCTGCCATCCAGTTTCTCAGCTTAAAAAgcag GTGCTGAGCTGTGAAAGAAGCATCGGAGTTTGGCCTCTGCTGCCTTTGCCTGAAGGATCCGAAAGGGAGGCTCAGCG atcAGAAGGTAATTCTGAAATACATGCCTGCCGCTCTTTAATCACAGAAATCGTGGCTGAGCTGTGTCACCATGTGCCCGAGACCCACCGCGTTCCTCACGACTCGGAGCACCTTCCTCCTGAGAA GTGGCCCCAGCTGCTCCGTGAGCTCTGCAGCATCCCTGTCCGGACCCTCTTCTGCCCCAGAGCCGTCCTGGAGGTGCTGGCCGTGCTCCGGAAGATCGGCGCCCACTGCCGCCGCGTGTGTGGCCAGGTGGCTGCCTGCGCGGAGCTGAGGCGCCGGCAGTGGGAGGACAGGAGCCTGCGTTCCCGGCAGCGGCGGAACTACCTGCGCCTGGTTCACAG TATTAAGCTTCTGTCTCCTATGCTTTACCTGATTTTATTGCTGATTGCGCTGGAATTGGTCAACATTCATGTGGTTCTTGGGAAAAATACTTCAGAATATCAGCAGTATCTAAG gTTCTTGAAGTCCATCTTGCAGTACACAGAGAACCTGGAGGCTTACACCAGCCAAGACAAGAACAAGTGGGATGAAGCTGTCAATCTCACACAGGCGGCCTTGTTGAAAATTTGGACTTTTAGTGAGAAGAAACAAATGCTAATACATTTAGCCAAGAAATCCGCGAGTAAAGTAGTCTAA
- the ERMARD gene encoding endoplasmic reticulum membrane-associated RNA degradation protein isoform X7 encodes MEILIEDPITTCLSPSVYDMICKLGFEARENCDISSIVTQNGEVCWTTITDCVVYTESGTCITRCGAVVLTCFLILEAQGLDYGGSVRLLGPVCQAVHLHLSSLTKGQFEMRYSPGLQWTGVPELFPEMFDALGSLQSLAISLSLMKLTSCLERALADVYLLIGKECPFLLRDLIASEELAQVFGQSVMDVLKVFVGSPCGLNLRNVLWHGFAAPQEIPPKYCSMMILLTAGLGQLLKGYLQQTKFTLAHRPFITLTSLEDLIVFPDVTYEVLSVLEEVMKKSTFILKIMLPYWEVALINFKSNRFADCAILLLVQLETGLRKVFATVNKCPKRLLTAESTALYTTFDEILAKHLNDGKINQLPLFLGEPAMEFLWDFLNHQEGPRLRDRLSHGEISLPEFPKEAANQLLAFSFVLLLRFIDEDLLSVFKQEKAAVRALVSVAEAYGARCHPVSQLKKQVLSCERSIGVWPLLPLPEGSEREAQRSEGNSEIHACRSLITEIVAELCHHVPETHRVPHDSEHLPPENIKLLSPMLYLILLLIALELVNIHVVLGKNTSEYQQYLRFLKSILQYTENLEAYTSQDKNKWDEAVNLTQAALLKIWTFSEKKQMLIHLAKKSASKVV; translated from the exons GCACTTGCATCACACGATGTGGAGCTGTGGTACTGACTTGCTTTCTTATCCTTGAAGCCCAGGGTCTGGATTACGGGGGAAGCGTGAGGCTGCTGGGCCCTGTGTGCCAGGCTGTCCACTTACATTTGTCGTCTCTGACCAAGGGGCAGTTTGAAATGCGATATTCACCGGGGCTCCAGTGGACAGGTGTTCCAGAG TTATTTCCTGAAATGTTTGATGCCTTGGGAAGTCTTCAATCTCTTGCTATTTCTCTTAGCTTAATGAAGCTGACATCATGTCTGGAGCGAGCCCTGGCTGAC GTGTATTTACTGATTGGGAAGGAATGCCCCTTTCTTTTAAGAGATCTGATTGCGTCTGAGGAGCTCGCTCAAGTCTTTGGGCAGTCTGTG ATGGACGTGCTCAAGGTCTTCGTGGGCTCTCCGTGCGGACTCAACCTTCGCAACGTCCTGTGGCACGGCTTCGCGGCACCTCAGGAGATTCCTCCAAA ATACTGTTCAATGATGATATTGTTGACAGCAGGATTGGGTCAACTACTAAAGGGTTACCTTCAACAAACTAAGTTCACATTGGCACATCGACCTTTCATAACTCTTACAAGCTTAGAGGATTTGATCGTTTTCCCTG ATGTTACTTATGAGGTACTTTCAGTATTAGAAGAAGTGATGAAGAAATCCACTTTTATACTAAAAATCATGTTGCCGTATTGGGAAGTTGCATTAATCAACTTCAAGTCAAACAG GTTTGCTGACTGTGCCATCTTGTTATTGGTGCAACTAGAGACTGGACTTAGGAAAGTTTTTGCCACAGTTAACAAATGTCCAAAGAGACTTCTGACTGCTGAG TCAACAGCTCTTTATACTACCTTTGATGAG ATATTGGCAAAACACTTGAATGATGGTAAAATCAATCAACTTCCTCTTTTCCTTGGAGAGCCTGCAATG GAATTTCTCTGGGATTTCCTGAACCATCAGGAAGGTCCCCGTCTAAGAGATCGTTTAAGCCATGGGGAAATCAGTTTACCTGAATTTCCGAAAGAAGCAGCCAATCAGTTGCTTGCATTTTCCTTTGTACTTTTACTCAGATTTATTGATGAAGATCTATTATCAGTGTTTAAG CAGGAAAAAGCAGCAGTGAGAGCACTGGTGAGTGTTGCAGAAGCCTACGGCGCTCGCTGCCATCCAGTTTCTCAGCTTAAAAAgcag GTGCTGAGCTGTGAAAGAAGCATCGGAGTTTGGCCTCTGCTGCCTTTGCCTGAAGGATCCGAAAGGGAGGCTCAGCG atcAGAAGGTAATTCTGAAATACATGCCTGCCGCTCTTTAATCACAGAAATCGTGGCTGAGCTGTGTCACCATGTGCCCGAGACCCACCGCGTTCCTCACGACTCGGAGCACCTTCCTCCTGAGAA TATTAAGCTTCTGTCTCCTATGCTTTACCTGATTTTATTGCTGATTGCGCTGGAATTGGTCAACATTCATGTGGTTCTTGGGAAAAATACTTCAGAATATCAGCAGTATCTAAG gTTCTTGAAGTCCATCTTGCAGTACACAGAGAACCTGGAGGCTTACACCAGCCAAGACAAGAACAAGTGGGATGAAGCTGTCAATCTCACACAGGCGGCCTTGTTGAAAATTTGGACTTTTAGTGAGAAGAAACAAATGCTAATACATTTAGCCAAGAAATCCGCGAGTAAAGTAGTCTAA
- the ERMARD gene encoding endoplasmic reticulum membrane-associated RNA degradation protein isoform X10 gives MLDDNYRLCGLYRISLMKLTSCLERALADVYLLIGKECPFLLRDLIASEELAQVFGQSVMDVLKVFVGSPCGLNLRNVLWHGFAAPQEIPPKYCSMMILLTAGLGQLLKGYLQQTKFTLAHRPFITLTSLEDLIVFPDVTYEVLSVLEEVMKKSTFILKIMLPYWEVALINFKSNRFADCAILLLVQLETGLRKVFATVNKCPKRLLTAESTALYTTFDEILAKHLNDGKINQLPLFLGEPAMEFLWDFLNHQEGPRLRDRLSHGEISLPEFPKEAANQLLAFSFVLLLRFIDEDLLSVFKQEKAAVRALVSVAEAYGARCHPVSQLKKQVLSCERSIGVWPLLPLPEGSEREAQRSEGNSEIHACRSLITEIVAELCHHVPETHRVPHDSEHLPPEKWPQLLRELCSIPVRTLFCPRAVLEVLAVLRKIGAHCRRVCGQVAACAELRRRQWEDRSLRSRQRRNYLRLVHSIKLLSPMLYLILLLIALELVNIHVVLGKNTSEYQQYLRFLKSILQYTENLEAYTSQDKNKWDEAVNLTQAALLKIWTFSEKKQMLIHLAKKSASKVV, from the exons CTTAATGAAGCTGACATCATGTCTGGAGCGAGCCCTGGCTGAC GTGTATTTACTGATTGGGAAGGAATGCCCCTTTCTTTTAAGAGATCTGATTGCGTCTGAGGAGCTCGCTCAAGTCTTTGGGCAGTCTGTG ATGGACGTGCTCAAGGTCTTCGTGGGCTCTCCGTGCGGACTCAACCTTCGCAACGTCCTGTGGCACGGCTTCGCGGCACCTCAGGAGATTCCTCCAAA ATACTGTTCAATGATGATATTGTTGACAGCAGGATTGGGTCAACTACTAAAGGGTTACCTTCAACAAACTAAGTTCACATTGGCACATCGACCTTTCATAACTCTTACAAGCTTAGAGGATTTGATCGTTTTCCCTG ATGTTACTTATGAGGTACTTTCAGTATTAGAAGAAGTGATGAAGAAATCCACTTTTATACTAAAAATCATGTTGCCGTATTGGGAAGTTGCATTAATCAACTTCAAGTCAAACAG GTTTGCTGACTGTGCCATCTTGTTATTGGTGCAACTAGAGACTGGACTTAGGAAAGTTTTTGCCACAGTTAACAAATGTCCAAAGAGACTTCTGACTGCTGAG TCAACAGCTCTTTATACTACCTTTGATGAG ATATTGGCAAAACACTTGAATGATGGTAAAATCAATCAACTTCCTCTTTTCCTTGGAGAGCCTGCAATG GAATTTCTCTGGGATTTCCTGAACCATCAGGAAGGTCCCCGTCTAAGAGATCGTTTAAGCCATGGGGAAATCAGTTTACCTGAATTTCCGAAAGAAGCAGCCAATCAGTTGCTTGCATTTTCCTTTGTACTTTTACTCAGATTTATTGATGAAGATCTATTATCAGTGTTTAAG CAGGAAAAAGCAGCAGTGAGAGCACTGGTGAGTGTTGCAGAAGCCTACGGCGCTCGCTGCCATCCAGTTTCTCAGCTTAAAAAgcag GTGCTGAGCTGTGAAAGAAGCATCGGAGTTTGGCCTCTGCTGCCTTTGCCTGAAGGATCCGAAAGGGAGGCTCAGCG atcAGAAGGTAATTCTGAAATACATGCCTGCCGCTCTTTAATCACAGAAATCGTGGCTGAGCTGTGTCACCATGTGCCCGAGACCCACCGCGTTCCTCACGACTCGGAGCACCTTCCTCCTGAGAA GTGGCCCCAGCTGCTCCGTGAGCTCTGCAGCATCCCTGTCCGGACCCTCTTCTGCCCCAGAGCCGTCCTGGAGGTGCTGGCCGTGCTCCGGAAGATCGGCGCCCACTGCCGCCGCGTGTGTGGCCAGGTGGCTGCCTGCGCGGAGCTGAGGCGCCGGCAGTGGGAGGACAGGAGCCTGCGTTCCCGGCAGCGGCGGAACTACCTGCGCCTGGTTCACAG TATTAAGCTTCTGTCTCCTATGCTTTACCTGATTTTATTGCTGATTGCGCTGGAATTGGTCAACATTCATGTGGTTCTTGGGAAAAATACTTCAGAATATCAGCAGTATCTAAG gTTCTTGAAGTCCATCTTGCAGTACACAGAGAACCTGGAGGCTTACACCAGCCAAGACAAGAACAAGTGGGATGAAGCTGTCAATCTCACACAGGCGGCCTTGTTGAAAATTTGGACTTTTAGTGAGAAGAAACAAATGCTAATACATTTAGCCAAGAAATCCGCGAGTAAAGTAGTCTAA
- the ERMARD gene encoding endoplasmic reticulum membrane-associated RNA degradation protein isoform X4, with protein sequence MICKLGFEARENCDISSIVTQNGEVCWTTITDCVVYTESGTCITRCGAVVLTCFLILEAQGLDYGGSVRLLGPVCQAVHLHLSSLTKGQFEMRYSPGLQWTGVPELFPEMFDALGSLQSLAISLSLMKLTSCLERALADVYLLIGKECPFLLRDLIASEELAQVFGQSVMDVLKVFVGSPCGLNLRNVLWHGFAAPQEIPPKYCSMMILLTAGLGQLLKGYLQQTKFTLAHRPFITLTSLEDLIVFPDVTYEVLSVLEEVMKKSTFILKIMLPYWEVALINFKSNRFADCAILLLVQLETGLRKVFATVNKCPKRLLTAESTALYTTFDEILAKHLNDGKINQLPLFLGEPAMEFLWDFLNHQEGPRLRDRLSHGEISLPEFPKEAANQLLAFSFVLLLRFIDEDLLSVFKQEKAAVRALVSVAEAYGARCHPVSQLKKQVLSCERSIGVWPLLPLPEGSEREAQRSEGNSEIHACRSLITEIVAELCHHVPETHRVPHDSEHLPPEKWPQLLRELCSIPVRTLFCPRAVLEVLAVLRKIGAHCRRVCGQVAACAELRRRQWEDRSLRSRQRRNYLRLVHSIKLLSPMLYLILLLIALELVNIHVVLGKNTSEYQQYLRFLKSILQYTENLEAYTSQDKNKWDEAVNLTQAALLKIWTFSEKKQMLIHLAKKSASKVV encoded by the exons GCACTTGCATCACACGATGTGGAGCTGTGGTACTGACTTGCTTTCTTATCCTTGAAGCCCAGGGTCTGGATTACGGGGGAAGCGTGAGGCTGCTGGGCCCTGTGTGCCAGGCTGTCCACTTACATTTGTCGTCTCTGACCAAGGGGCAGTTTGAAATGCGATATTCACCGGGGCTCCAGTGGACAGGTGTTCCAGAG TTATTTCCTGAAATGTTTGATGCCTTGGGAAGTCTTCAATCTCTTGCTATTTCTCTTAGCTTAATGAAGCTGACATCATGTCTGGAGCGAGCCCTGGCTGAC GTGTATTTACTGATTGGGAAGGAATGCCCCTTTCTTTTAAGAGATCTGATTGCGTCTGAGGAGCTCGCTCAAGTCTTTGGGCAGTCTGTG ATGGACGTGCTCAAGGTCTTCGTGGGCTCTCCGTGCGGACTCAACCTTCGCAACGTCCTGTGGCACGGCTTCGCGGCACCTCAGGAGATTCCTCCAAA ATACTGTTCAATGATGATATTGTTGACAGCAGGATTGGGTCAACTACTAAAGGGTTACCTTCAACAAACTAAGTTCACATTGGCACATCGACCTTTCATAACTCTTACAAGCTTAGAGGATTTGATCGTTTTCCCTG ATGTTACTTATGAGGTACTTTCAGTATTAGAAGAAGTGATGAAGAAATCCACTTTTATACTAAAAATCATGTTGCCGTATTGGGAAGTTGCATTAATCAACTTCAAGTCAAACAG GTTTGCTGACTGTGCCATCTTGTTATTGGTGCAACTAGAGACTGGACTTAGGAAAGTTTTTGCCACAGTTAACAAATGTCCAAAGAGACTTCTGACTGCTGAG TCAACAGCTCTTTATACTACCTTTGATGAG ATATTGGCAAAACACTTGAATGATGGTAAAATCAATCAACTTCCTCTTTTCCTTGGAGAGCCTGCAATG GAATTTCTCTGGGATTTCCTGAACCATCAGGAAGGTCCCCGTCTAAGAGATCGTTTAAGCCATGGGGAAATCAGTTTACCTGAATTTCCGAAAGAAGCAGCCAATCAGTTGCTTGCATTTTCCTTTGTACTTTTACTCAGATTTATTGATGAAGATCTATTATCAGTGTTTAAG CAGGAAAAAGCAGCAGTGAGAGCACTGGTGAGTGTTGCAGAAGCCTACGGCGCTCGCTGCCATCCAGTTTCTCAGCTTAAAAAgcag GTGCTGAGCTGTGAAAGAAGCATCGGAGTTTGGCCTCTGCTGCCTTTGCCTGAAGGATCCGAAAGGGAGGCTCAGCG atcAGAAGGTAATTCTGAAATACATGCCTGCCGCTCTTTAATCACAGAAATCGTGGCTGAGCTGTGTCACCATGTGCCCGAGACCCACCGCGTTCCTCACGACTCGGAGCACCTTCCTCCTGAGAA GTGGCCCCAGCTGCTCCGTGAGCTCTGCAGCATCCCTGTCCGGACCCTCTTCTGCCCCAGAGCCGTCCTGGAGGTGCTGGCCGTGCTCCGGAAGATCGGCGCCCACTGCCGCCGCGTGTGTGGCCAGGTGGCTGCCTGCGCGGAGCTGAGGCGCCGGCAGTGGGAGGACAGGAGCCTGCGTTCCCGGCAGCGGCGGAACTACCTGCGCCTGGTTCACAG TATTAAGCTTCTGTCTCCTATGCTTTACCTGATTTTATTGCTGATTGCGCTGGAATTGGTCAACATTCATGTGGTTCTTGGGAAAAATACTTCAGAATATCAGCAGTATCTAAG gTTCTTGAAGTCCATCTTGCAGTACACAGAGAACCTGGAGGCTTACACCAGCCAAGACAAGAACAAGTGGGATGAAGCTGTCAATCTCACACAGGCGGCCTTGTTGAAAATTTGGACTTTTAGTGAGAAGAAACAAATGCTAATACATTTAGCCAAGAAATCCGCGAGTAAAGTAGTCTAA